A single genomic interval of Daucus carota subsp. sativus chromosome 1, DH1 v3.0, whole genome shotgun sequence harbors:
- the LOC135149893 gene encoding uncharacterized protein LOC135149893 — MTPRRTCNTNNENPEEPPNLAQLMQLLHQQSVTLAQQQQLLQQQLQRQQAPPPTPTTFKSFQAVKPSEFRGTQDPVEAQSWLKEMEKAFTLAVVPEEKKVEYASYFLKDEANYWWESARALEEGEVIAWDRFKKIFLDKYFPRYMQTQMELKFFELKQEEMTVGEYEKKFTELARFVGDYVDTDEKRAKRFQQGLKPWLRRRVVAFELVTYAEVVQKAMVIEGESDQNQKEKDNKKRKFGNKGEGSTQGSQSGTNFRKMGFQNQGGPRGFKKGDNRNPKRIQGPSGQRSQQTTPECKFCHQKHTGNCNKADIVCFKCNSKGHYANECQNPKPSVTFFKCGKTGLMQRDCKASRPNKLMQLAATPFNQGTTSSVSTLQLPHPPVYEPVTPVFPPTYPAQARTFNMNIEDAVHSSEVVAGTLPVNNIPAKVLFDSGATISFISESFVGKLNCEIEPLVEPLSIIVANQDQVSVSSNYPRCTIGISGFSFPVSLKPFRLGEFDVILGMDWLTENGAQIDFKKKKIILKSPQGKRVEFKGQNQVKTFLTIIEAKKLLRQGCEGYLAHVIDRSKETPSIESIPVVNEFLDVFPNDLPGLPPDRQIEFSIDLAPGTEPVSKQPYRMAPT; from the coding sequence ATGACTCCTCGAAGAACCTGCAATACCAACAATGAAAATCCTGAAGAACCGCCCAACTTGGcccaacttatgcaacttctacACCAGCAATCTGTTAcacttgctcaacaacaacaattacttcaacaacaactccagcgaCAACAAGCACCTCCCCCAACACCTACTACCtttaaatcttttcaagctgtgaaaccatccgagttccgaggaactcaagaccctgttgaagctcagtcCTGGCTTAAGGAAATGGAGAAAGCCTTCACGTTGGCTGTTGTACCCGAAGAGAAAAAGGTTGAATATGCGTCGTATTTTCTGAAAGAcgaagcaaactactggtgggaaTCAGCCCGTGCTTtggaagaaggtgaggttattgcttgggatagattcaagaagaTTTTCCTAGACAAGTATTTCCcgaggtatatgcaaactcagatggagttaaagttctttgaattgaagcaagaagaAATGACTGTGGGagaatatgagaagaaatttacggagttggcaaggttcgtgggagattatgtggacacggacgagaaaagagcaaagagattccaacaaggattgaagccttggctacggaGAAGAGTGGTTGCTTTTGAATTAGTCACATATGCTGAAGtagtccagaaggcaatggtgattgaaggagaaagtgatcagaatcaaAAGGAGAAGGACAACAAGAAGAGGAAGTTTGGGAATAAAGGTGAAGGCTCGACGcaagggagccaaagtggaacGAACTTTAGGAAGATgggatttcagaatcaaggaggtccccgaggtttCAAGAAAGGCGACAATAGGAACCCGAAGAGAATTCAAGGAccaagtggtcaaaggagtcaacaaacAACTCCGGAATGTAAGTTTTGCCACCAGAAGCACACAggaaattgtaataaggctgatatcgtctgtttcaagtgcaactcgaaaggTCATTATGCGAACGAGTGTCAAaacccgaagccttctgttacattTTTCAAGTGTGGGAAGACCGGTCTCATGcaaagagattgtaaagcttctaGGCCTAataagttgatgcaattggctgCTACCCCTTTTAATCAAGGAACAACGTCTTCTGTCTCGACTCTGCAACTACCTCATCCCCCAGTTTATGAACCCGTAACTCCTGTTTTTCCTCCTAcatatccggctcaagcaaggacatttaaCATGAATATTGAGGATGCTGTCCacagttctgaggttgtggcaggtacgcttccTGTCAACAACATTcctgctaaagtgctatttgattctggagctactatatctttcatatctgaatcttttgttggcaagttaaattgtgaaattgaaccgttagttgaacccttatctattaTTGTCGCTAATCAAGATCAAGTATCTGTTAGTAGTAATTACCCCCGGTGTACAATAGGGATTTCCGGCTTTAGTTTTCCCGTGTCCCTTAAACCCTTTCGACtaggagaatttgatgttaTACTAGGAATGGATTGGTTAACAGAAAATGGAGCCCAAATAGAtttcaagaagaagaagataatccttaagtctcctcaaggaaAGAGAGTAGAATTTAAAGGACAAAATCAAGTTAAGACATTTCTGACAATAATTGAAGCCAAGAAGCTGTTAAGACAAGGATGTGAAGGTTATTTAGCTCATGTAATTGATAGGTCCAAGGAAACGCCGAGTATAGAAAGTATTCCcgtagttaatgaatttcttgatgtatttcccaacgatcttcctggattgccaccggaccgtcaaattgagttttctatcgacttagcacccggcacggaaccagtttcgaagcaaccgtatcgaatggcaccAACATAA
- the LOC135149896 gene encoding uncharacterized protein LOC135149896, whose amino-acid sequence MPPRRTRNTNNENPEEPPYLAQLMQLLHQQSVTLAQQQQLLQQQLQRQQAPPPTPTTFKSFQAVKPPEFRGTQDPVEAQSWLKEMEKAFTLAVVPEEKKVEYASYFLKDEANYWWESACALEEGEVIAWDRFKKIFLDKYFPRYMRTRMELKFFELKQEEMTVGEYEKKFTELKAMVIEGESDQNQKEKDNKKRKFGNKGEGSTQGSQSGKNFRKMGFQNQGGPRGFKKGDNRNPKRIQGPSGQRSQQTTPECKFCHQKHTGNCNKADIVCFKCNSKGHYANECQNPKPSVTCFKCGKTGHMQRDCKASRPNKLMQLAATPFNQGATSSVSTLQLPHPPVYEPVTPVFPPTYPAQARTFNMNIEDAVQSSEVVAGTLPVNNIPAKVLFDSGATRSFISESFVGKLNCEIEPLVEPLSIIVGNQDQVSVSSNSPRCTIGISGFSFPASLKPFRLGEFDVILGMDWLIENGAQIDWKKKKIIFKSPQGKRVEFKGQKQVKTFLTIIEAKKLLRQGCEGYLAHVIDRSKETPSIESIPVVNEFLDVFPNDLPGLPPDRQIEFYRLSTRHGTSFEATVSNGTNRNEGIGQAITRTVGQRSYKAERISVGSSSSFREKEGRKYEIVYRLQRIE is encoded by the exons atgcctcctcgaagaacccGCAATACCAACAATGAAAATCCTGAAGAACCGCCCTACTTGGcccaacttatgcaacttctacACCAGCAATCTGTTAcacttgctcaacaacaacaattacttcaacaacaactccagcgaCAACAAGCACCTCCCCCAACACCTACTACCtttaaatcttttcaagctgtgaaaccacccgagttccgaggaactcaagaccctgttgaagctcagtcCTGGCTTAAGGAAATGGAGAAAGCCTTCACGTTGGCTGTTGTACCCGAAGAGAAAAAGGTTGAATATGCGTCGTATTTTCTGAAAGAcgaagcaaactactggtgggaaTCAGCTTGTGCTTtggaagaaggtgaggttattgcttgggatagattcaagaagaTTTTCCTAGACAAGTATTTCCCGAGGTATATGCGAACTCGGATGGAGttaaagttctttgaattgaagcaagaagaAATGACTGTGGGagaatatgagaagaaatttacggagttg aaggcaatggtgattgaaggagaaagtgatcagaatcaaAAGGAGAAGGACAACAAGAAGAGGAAGTTTGGGAATAAAGGTGAAGGCTCGACGcaagggagccaaagtggaaagaaCTTTAGGAAGATgggatttcagaatcaaggaggtccccgaggtttCAAGAAAGGCGACAATAGGAACCCGAAGAGAATTCAAGGAccaagtggtcaaaggagtcaacaaacAACTCCGGAATGTAAGTTTTGCCACCAGAAGCACACGggaaattgtaataaggctgatatcgtctgtttcaagtgcaactcgaaaggTCATTATGCGAACGAGTGTCAAaacccgaagccttctgttacatgtttcaagtgtgggaAGACCGGTCACATGcaaagagattgtaaagcttctaGGCCTAataagttgatgcaattggctgCTACCCCTTTTAATCAAGGAGCAACGTCTTCTGTTTCGACTCTGCAACTACCTCATCCCCCAGTTTATGAACCCGTAACTCCTGTTTTTCCTCCTAcatatccggctcaagcaaggacatttaaCATGAATATTGAGGATGCTGtccagagttctgaggttgtggcaggtacgcttccTGTCAACAACATTcctgctaaagtgctatttgattctggagctactagatctttcatatctgaatcttttgttggcaagttaaattgtgaaattgaaccgttagttgaacccttatctattaTTGTCGGTAATCAAGATCAAGTATCTGTTAGTAGTAATTCCCCCCGGTGTACAATAGGGATTTCCGGCTTTAGTTTTCCCGCGTCCCTTAAACCCTTTCGACtaggagaatttgatgttaTACTAGGAATGGATTGGTTAATAGAAAATGGAGCCCAAATAGattggaagaagaagaagataatctttaagtctcctcaaggaaAGAGAGTAGAATTTAAAGGACAAAAGCAAGTTAAGACATTTCTGACAATAATTGAAGCCAAGAAGCTGTTAAGACAAGGATGTGAAGGTTATTTAGCTCATGTAATTGATAGGTCCAAGGAAACGCCGAGTATAGAAAGTATTCCcgtagttaatgaatttcttgatgtatttcccaacgatcttcctggattgccaccggaccgtcaaattgagttttatcgacttagcacccggcacggaaccagtttcgaagcaaccgtatcgaatggcaccAACAGAAATGAAGGAATTGGCCAAGCAATTACAAGAACTGTtggacaaaggagttataaggccgagcgTATctccgtggggagctccagttcttttcgTGAAAAAGAAGGACGGAAGTATGAGATTGTGTATAGACTACAGAGAATTGAATAA